The segment TACGCCACAAAACTCGCCTGTCCTTTTGTTGACAAATACTTCGTGATTGCCGCGGTCAGTGTTGTCTTACCATGATCCACGTGTCCGATTGTCCCTACGTTCACGTGTGGTTTCGTCCTCTCAAATTTTGCTTTGCTCATAATTTCCCTCCGGTCAAAGTTAAAAATTAAAATTCAAACATCAAAATGGCAATTCAAAATTATAAATTCTTAATTGTCATTTTGACTTTTGATCTTTGCATTTTACATTTTTTTAAACCATTCTGAAACTTGGCGCGAATGAAAAACATCTAATGTCAATTGCGTCAATAGATTGTTTAATATTTTTTCAAGTTTTTTCGGGTTCTTAGATATGCCCTTTTTCTGATTTTCTTCAACTCCAAAAGTGGATGAAAATTCCTCATGGGTATGGGGGGACGACAAATTCAACGTAAATTCGGCTTTTCCCTTGGCTTCTCCCTTGAAAAATCCTTTTTTGGAAGTTCCCGAGAATTCATCCAGACGGCCCCTAACCACGATATCCGCCAAATCTTCCTGTTTTACCTGAGCAAAACCACACTTGTTTAAACCTTTTTGGAGGGCTTCCTGAAAGAGCACGTTCATGGGACGGGAGGATTGGAGGGGCGTTTCATCATCTTTGATAAGGAGGATTCCTACCTCTTTCAAAGGTCTTGCATCTTCAACGGGTCCCATCCAGAATTTCAACGGTTTTTGACTCTTCCAGTCGCAGTGAAACTCAGAATCAAAATTGGACGCAATAAGATTGATGTTCAATGTTGTTGGAACATCCGATGCTGAAACGAGGGCACTGATAGTGATGCAACA is part of the Deltaproteobacteria bacterium genome and harbors:
- the tuf gene encoding elongation factor Tu (EF-Tu; promotes GTP-dependent binding of aminoacyl-tRNA to the A-site of ribosomes during protein biosynthesis; when the tRNA anticodon matches the mRNA codon, GTP hydrolysis results; the inactive EF-Tu-GDP leaves the ribosome and release of GDP is promoted by elongation factor Ts; many prokaryotes have two copies of the gene encoding EF-Tu); translated protein: MSKAKFERTKPHVNVGTIGHVDHGKTTLTAAITKYLSTKGQASFVA